The Mesorhizobium loti genome includes a region encoding these proteins:
- a CDS encoding acetamidase/formamidase family protein, giving the protein MCNNCDYTIHGRHHHFGWDNSFAPAERVAPGSTIEFQCLDAGGGQLRPDSTVADVAKLDFAKVNPVTGPIFVEGAEPGDALKVTIEMFKPSGFGWTANIPGFGLLADDFKEPALNIWKYDATSLEPALLGKNARVPLKPFAGTIGNAPAEKGHHSVVPPRRVGGNLDIRDLAAGTTLYLPVEVAGALFSVGDTHAAQGDGEVCGTAIESPMDVVLKLDLVKDARLKTPRFTTSGPVTRHLDAKGYEVTTGIGPDLMTGAREAVAQMVDLLAGRYKLDPVEAYMLASVCGDLRISEIVDMPNWVVSFYFPRCVFE; this is encoded by the coding sequence ATGTGCAATAACTGCGACTACACCATCCACGGGCGCCATCACCATTTCGGCTGGGACAATTCGTTTGCCCCGGCCGAGCGGGTGGCGCCCGGCTCGACCATCGAGTTCCAGTGCCTCGATGCCGGCGGCGGCCAGCTGAGGCCCGACAGCACGGTTGCCGACGTCGCCAAGCTCGACTTCGCCAAGGTCAATCCGGTCACTGGGCCGATCTTCGTCGAGGGTGCCGAGCCGGGTGACGCGCTGAAGGTGACGATCGAGATGTTCAAACCGTCCGGCTTCGGCTGGACGGCCAACATTCCCGGTTTTGGCCTGCTCGCCGACGACTTCAAGGAGCCGGCGCTGAACATCTGGAAATATGACGCCACCTCGCTGGAGCCGGCGCTATTAGGCAAGAATGCTCGCGTGCCGCTGAAACCCTTTGCCGGCACCATTGGCAACGCGCCGGCGGAAAAGGGTCACCATTCGGTGGTACCGCCAAGGCGGGTCGGTGGCAATCTCGACATCCGCGATCTCGCTGCCGGCACCACGCTCTATCTTCCGGTGGAGGTGGCGGGCGCGCTGTTTTCGGTCGGCGATACCCATGCCGCGCAGGGTGATGGCGAGGTCTGCGGCACGGCGATCGAAAGCCCGATGGATGTCGTGCTCAAGCTCGACCTGGTCAAGGACGCCAGGCTGAAGACGCCGCGCTTCACCACGTCGGGCCCGGTGACGCGCCATCTCGACGCCAAGGGCTATGAGGTGACGACCGGCATCGGCCCGGACCTGATGACCGGCGCCAGGGAGGCGGTCGCCCAGATGGTCGACCTGCTCGCCGGTCGGTACAAGCTTGATCCGGTCGAAGCCTATATGCTGGCCTCGGTGTGCGGCGACCTGCGCATCAGCGAGATCGTCGACATGCCGAACTGGGTGGTGTCGTTCTACTTCCCGCGCTGCGTGTTTGAATGA